Proteins encoded in a region of the Gammaproteobacteria bacterium genome:
- a CDS encoding hypothetical protein (Evidence 5 : Unknown function), which produces MILIAIIFEKIEKLLPRQRDNMTYSNFSVLTAILYVLENGCKWRSLPREFRNWHTIYTRANRWVKRGVLDRVLSVLREQLINPSCYPFHIKFLWRMP; this is translated from the coding sequence ATGATATTAATCGCAATAATTTTTGAAAAAATTGAAAAGCTATTACCACGTCAACGTGATAATATGACATATTCCAATTTTTCTGTACTAACCGCGATACTATATGTTTTAGAAAACGGTTGTAAATGGAGAAGTCTCCCAAGAGAATTTAGGAATTGGCACACGATTTACACGCGCGCCAATCGATGGGTAAAAAGAGGTGTCCTGGATCGCGTCCTTTCTGTATTGAGAGAGCAATTAATTAACCCAAGTTGCTACCCATTTCACATTAAATTTTTATGGAGAATGCCATGA
- a CDS encoding hypothetical protein (Evidence 5 : Unknown function): protein MIETIIVTYCVCDDLLKAAGHKNDPQCQVTDAEVCTIAIIAAREFGGNFEKARKFLHEHGYILNMISKSRLNRRIHKLSKILLEIHQMLAEVWKTLNTSGVYLIDSFPVSVCQNIRISHCNIYTEKEFRGYNASKRIYFYGLKVHLITTADGRPIEILLTPGNASDVKMLEFFNFNLPKGSTIYGDKIYTNYEIEDLLHDCDDITLQPIRKKNHKRQFDTCVESLRGLYSPPLAAYEKTVSDKAL, encoded by the coding sequence ATGATTGAAACAATTATCGTAACTTATTGTGTTTGTGATGATTTGTTGAAAGCAGCCGGACACAAGAATGATCCACAATGTCAGGTAACCGATGCTGAGGTATGCACAATTGCCATCATCGCCGCCAGGGAATTTGGCGGTAACTTTGAAAAAGCAAGAAAATTTCTTCATGAGCATGGTTATATTCTTAACATGATCAGCAAAAGCAGGTTGAATCGACGTATTCATAAGTTATCCAAAATTTTATTGGAAATACATCAAATGCTGGCGGAAGTATGGAAAACGCTAAACACCAGTGGTGTTTATTTAATTGATAGTTTCCCTGTTTCCGTTTGCCAGAATATTAGAATTTCTCATTGTAATATTTATACAGAAAAAGAATTTCGTGGTTATAATGCGAGTAAGCGTATTTATTTTTATGGATTAAAGGTCCATTTAATAACAACGGCTGATGGACGGCCAATCGAGATATTACTTACGCCAGGAAATGCTAGCGATGTCAAGATGTTGGAATTTTTCAACTTTAATCTTCCAAAGGGATCGACGATTTATGGAGATAAAATTTATACAAATTATGAAATAGAAGATTTATTGCATGACTGCGACGATATTACGTTGCAGCCGATTAGGAAGAAAAATCACAAGCGACAATTTGATACTTGTGTTGAATCTCTTAGAGGGTTATATTCCCCGCCGCTTGCGGCGTACGAAAAAACAGTGTCTGATAAGGCACTGTAA